Proteins from one Desulforhopalus sp. genomic window:
- a CDS encoding phosphopantetheine-binding protein, with the protein MTNDEIRDAILTILTEDFEFQKPGLDDNLRDDHGFDSIDAIELLGKIETTILGFSLTREEKEKAMGIRTINDILGYIETIKSSRSK; encoded by the coding sequence ATGACCAACGATGAAATTAGAGATGCCATTTTAACCATTCTCACCGAAGATTTTGAATTTCAAAAACCGGGTCTCGACGACAACCTCCGCGACGACCATGGTTTTGACAGCATCGACGCCATTGAACTGCTTGGCAAAATTGAGACCACCATCCTCGGCTTTTCTCTCACCCGCGAGGAAAAGGAAAAGGCCATGGGCATCCGGACGATCAACGACATCCTTGGCTATATCGAAACGATAAAAAGCTCCAGAAGCAAATAA
- a CDS encoding DegV family EDD domain-containing protein: MNALAGSYAAGYACLSAWADLLDRINVFPVADGDTGTNLRISLAPFRSPVEDRDSTRHLLARCATGNSGNIAAAFFQELCRAEDFSGLAAGAARGRDKAWQAIADPCPGTMLSVFDTLAAVLATHTEQTSLYPCLAKELQRAVRDTTKHLADLQNAGVVDSGALAMFVFFDGFFRHLTGQTGSARSIFDLFAGNLTIKDSFHQEVSASYCVDALLKVEEPITAGEIAENQAIKERLAKLGDSLVVIEDQSYLKIHIHTPDPCGLRGDLDRLGDVVSWSDEAMAKSHTQPATYSAKKPVLHIITDAAGSLPRDMARYYGISLLDSYIVAGDDCRPESLYTPKHLYALLREGRKVTTAQAGSFERQQHYQSICQQFGDSLYLAVGSAFTGNYAAAIAWKAGHVLGERLTVIDTGAASGRLALIALLTARKAYLAETPGELIAYAERMTEQCAEYVFINELKYLVAGGRVSRTSGIFADLLHMKPIISPAKSGVRKVGVVRSSKGQLAFALHRLRQLPGRTDHSSTATILLQYSDNEDWVAGRVQQQVREAMPDAEILLCPISLTSGVHMGPGTWSMAVVSPQAQLPEDGHSAN; this comes from the coding sequence ATGAACGCCCTCGCGGGAAGCTACGCCGCGGGCTATGCCTGCCTCTCGGCCTGGGCCGATTTGCTCGACCGGATCAATGTCTTTCCCGTAGCCGACGGCGATACCGGTACCAACCTGCGCATCAGCCTTGCCCCCTTCCGCAGTCCTGTTGAGGACCGCGACAGCACCCGCCATCTCCTTGCTCGCTGTGCCACCGGCAACTCCGGCAATATCGCCGCGGCCTTTTTCCAGGAACTGTGCCGGGCGGAGGATTTTTCCGGCCTCGCCGCAGGGGCCGCCCGCGGCCGGGACAAGGCCTGGCAGGCCATCGCCGACCCTTGTCCGGGGACCATGCTGTCGGTCTTTGACACCCTTGCCGCGGTTCTGGCCACCCACACCGAGCAAACAAGTCTCTACCCCTGCCTTGCTAAAGAGCTGCAACGGGCGGTCCGCGACACCACCAAGCATCTCGCCGACCTGCAAAATGCCGGGGTGGTTGATTCCGGGGCCCTGGCGATGTTTGTCTTTTTTGACGGCTTTTTCCGGCATCTCACCGGCCAGACCGGTAGCGCCAGATCGATCTTTGACCTCTTTGCCGGAAACCTCACCATCAAGGACTCCTTCCACCAGGAGGTCTCGGCCAGCTATTGTGTCGACGCCCTTCTCAAGGTGGAAGAACCGATTACAGCCGGGGAGATCGCTGAAAATCAAGCCATCAAAGAGCGGCTGGCGAAACTGGGGGACAGCCTGGTGGTCATTGAAGACCAGTCCTACCTGAAGATCCATATCCATACCCCCGACCCCTGCGGACTGCGCGGCGATCTTGACCGCCTTGGTGATGTCGTCAGCTGGTCCGATGAGGCCATGGCCAAAAGCCATACCCAGCCGGCCACCTACTCGGCGAAAAAGCCGGTCCTGCACATCATCACCGATGCCGCCGGTTCGCTGCCGCGCGACATGGCCCGCTATTACGGCATCAGCCTGCTTGACAGCTATATCGTTGCCGGTGACGACTGCCGGCCGGAGAGTCTCTATACCCCAAAACACTTGTATGCTCTGCTGCGAGAAGGCCGGAAGGTGACCACAGCCCAGGCCGGAAGCTTCGAACGGCAGCAACACTATCAGAGCATCTGCCAGCAGTTCGGGGATTCCCTGTACCTTGCCGTCGGCTCGGCCTTTACCGGCAACTATGCCGCGGCCATAGCCTGGAAGGCTGGGCATGTCCTTGGTGAAAGGCTTACGGTGATCGATACCGGGGCCGCCTCCGGCCGGCTGGCGCTCATTGCCCTGCTCACCGCCCGGAAGGCCTACCTGGCCGAAACTCCCGGAGAACTCATTGCCTACGCCGAAAGAATGACCGAGCAATGCGCCGAATATGTCTTTATCAACGAACTGAAATACCTGGTGGCCGGGGGACGGGTGTCAAGGACCAGCGGTATCTTTGCCGACCTGCTGCATATGAAACCGATCATCAGCCCGGCAAAGAGCGGGGTGCGGAAGGTCGGCGTCGTCCGTAGCAGCAAGGGTCAACTGGCCTTTGCCCTTCATCGGCTGCGGCAACTGCCGGGACGGACAGATCACTCGTCGACCGCCACCATCCTCCTCCAGTATTCCGACAACGAAGACTGGGTTGCGGGAAGGGTCCAGCAACAGGTGCGTGAGGCGATGCCGGATGCGGAAATCCTCCTCTGCCCGATATCCCTGACGTCCGGTGTCCACATGGGACCGGGGACTTGGTCGATGGCCGTGGTATCTCCACAGGCGCAATTACCGGAGGATGGCCACAGTGCAAACTGA
- a CDS encoding radical SAM protein, with protein sequence MKTVSSLLDAHWYERYKNISRLNIRSSIYDVTNRCNLRCKGCFFFSSGEHKVGDEENDIDKWHAFVQKEMDRGVNLAILIGGEPTLCFDRIEAFYKKLPTFCATNGLIKVPRDRFPDLMVGISLWGDAEDETILRGKDTFKISSANYAGDPNAYYLYTITPKQLGKTENIIRKIKDVGLKVHMQLLSNDEGVDGFSWKPEELVAVRQEMDAMLDLYPETVISSKYYHEVITTGKMLGRSFGWMECPSVTEPIDKRDPRPKRLISFIRWSSELQTMHRCCTSETRDCSTCKDGAAHMSWVMVNKRAHINTTKDLQNWIEVYEMFAKLYRFIPW encoded by the coding sequence ATGAAAACCGTCAGTTCTCTCCTTGATGCACACTGGTACGAGCGCTACAAGAATATCTCCAGGCTCAATATCCGCAGCTCCATCTACGATGTAACCAACCGCTGCAACCTGCGCTGCAAGGGTTGCTTCTTCTTTTCTTCCGGCGAACATAAAGTCGGCGACGAGGAAAACGACATCGATAAATGGCATGCCTTCGTCCAGAAGGAGATGGATCGCGGCGTCAATCTGGCCATCCTCATCGGTGGCGAGCCGACGCTTTGCTTCGACCGGATTGAGGCCTTTTACAAGAAGCTTCCTACCTTCTGTGCCACCAACGGTCTGATCAAGGTGCCAAGGGACCGCTTCCCCGACCTGATGGTCGGTATCTCCCTCTGGGGTGACGCCGAAGACGAGACCATTCTCCGCGGTAAGGACACCTTCAAGATCTCCAGCGCTAATTACGCTGGTGACCCGAACGCCTACTATCTGTACACCATTACCCCCAAACAACTCGGAAAAACCGAGAATATCATCCGTAAGATCAAGGATGTCGGCCTGAAGGTGCACATGCAGCTGCTGTCCAACGACGAGGGGGTCGACGGCTTTTCCTGGAAGCCCGAGGAACTGGTGGCGGTCCGTCAGGAAATGGATGCCATGCTCGACCTCTACCCGGAAACGGTAATCTCCTCGAAATATTATCATGAGGTCATCACCACCGGTAAGATGCTCGGCCGGTCTTTCGGCTGGATGGAATGCCCGTCGGTCACCGAACCGATCGACAAGCGCGATCCCCGCCCGAAAAGGCTCATCAGCTTCATCCGCTGGTCATCGGAACTGCAGACCATGCACCGCTGCTGCACCTCGGAAACAAGAGACTGCTCCACCTGCAAGGATGGCGCCGCCCATATGAGCTGGGTCATGGTCAATAAACGGGCGCATATCAATACCACCAAGGATCTCCAGAACTGGATCGAGGTATACGAAATGTTTGCCAAGCTGTACCGGTTTATCCCCTGGTAA
- a CDS encoding radical SAM protein produces MSVQAQEYKFSDILAEPGIRERWEKVRRYFFLRESTYDMSNRCNIRCEGCYYFTGEKQFAPESNDENAWLQLMQGEKERGITFAVLAGAEPSLVPRLCEICYKVIPLGAIATNGLKPIPREIDYRIHISAWGNDTTSEAIRKAPNMLARQMANYKNDPRAVFVYTFTPENIAEAHEVTRLLADNDQRITFNMFSSPVGYQGHLRHTAESLKKTRETMHQLLLDYPQTVLFSTYNIVAHTENLGLHDLFSCSYPRMNPSKDIGLGRSFRQYRTDLQWDRDAACCVPDTDCADCRHYAAGSAVVTARMYRHATDPVTFSAWLDYVDTYLAVWVRGYDKGPNLCDTFISPPPID; encoded by the coding sequence ATGTCCGTTCAAGCTCAGGAATACAAATTCTCCGATATTCTCGCAGAGCCGGGCATCAGAGAACGCTGGGAAAAGGTTCGCCGCTATTTTTTCCTGCGCGAATCCACCTACGACATGAGCAACCGCTGCAATATCCGTTGCGAGGGTTGTTATTATTTCACCGGCGAAAAGCAGTTTGCCCCTGAAAGCAATGACGAAAATGCCTGGCTGCAGCTCATGCAGGGAGAAAAGGAACGCGGCATTACTTTTGCCGTCCTCGCCGGCGCCGAGCCGTCGCTGGTACCCCGTCTCTGTGAAATCTGCTATAAGGTGATTCCCCTTGGGGCAATAGCCACCAACGGCTTGAAACCGATCCCCCGGGAAATCGATTACCGCATCCACATCTCCGCCTGGGGCAACGACACAACCAGCGAGGCCATCCGCAAGGCCCCGAATATGTTGGCCCGGCAGATGGCCAACTACAAGAATGATCCCCGGGCGGTCTTCGTCTATACCTTCACCCCGGAAAACATCGCCGAGGCCCACGAAGTCACCAGACTGCTGGCCGACAATGATCAGCGGATCACCTTCAACATGTTTTCCTCGCCGGTCGGCTACCAGGGCCATCTCCGTCACACCGCCGAATCCCTGAAGAAAACCCGCGAGACCATGCACCAGCTGCTCCTTGATTACCCGCAGACGGTGCTGTTCTCAACCTATAATATTGTTGCCCATACCGAGAACCTCGGTTTGCATGATCTTTTCTCCTGCTCCTATCCACGGATGAACCCCTCCAAGGACATCGGGCTTGGCAGGTCGTTCCGCCAGTATCGTACGGATCTCCAGTGGGACCGTGATGCAGCCTGTTGCGTGCCCGATACCGATTGCGCGGACTGCCGCCATTATGCCGCCGGCAGTGCCGTCGTCACCGCGAGAATGTACCGGCATGCCACAGACCCTGTAACATTTTCCGCCTGGCTCGACTATGTAGATACCTACCTTGCCGTCTGGGTCAGAGGATATGATAAGGGGCCAAATCTCTGCGACACCTTTATCAGTCCACCTCCAATCGATTAG
- a CDS encoding glycosyltransferase family 2 protein — translation MQTEIPALQPGPHDPSLRPAIIIPVYNHGRSIALVARNAQQLGLPVIVVDDGSTDSTAAELDTLQGIHVLRHNENQGKGAALLTGFRAADRMACTCAITLDGDGQHDPLDARNLLAAVEDGKRCIVIGRRQGMDHLVHVPWTSKFGRKFSNFWVWASGGPWLADSQSGFRLYPLPEVLGLDAVARRYQFEVEILVLARQRGIAIKEAPVKVIYQEKGKRISHFRPCLDFLRNSRTFSRLIWSRIFSLFRP, via the coding sequence GTGCAAACTGAAATCCCTGCCCTGCAACCTGGACCCCACGACCCGTCCCTGCGCCCGGCGATCATCATCCCGGTTTACAACCACGGCCGGTCTATCGCCCTGGTTGCCCGTAACGCCCAGCAACTTGGCCTGCCGGTTATTGTCGTGGACGACGGCTCGACCGACTCGACCGCAGCCGAGCTCGATACCCTCCAGGGCATCCACGTCCTCCGCCATAACGAAAATCAGGGCAAAGGCGCCGCTCTCCTCACCGGCTTTAGAGCGGCAGACAGGATGGCCTGTACCTGCGCCATCACCCTCGACGGCGACGGTCAGCACGACCCGCTCGATGCACGCAACCTCCTTGCTGCAGTCGAAGATGGCAAGAGATGCATCGTCATCGGCAGGCGGCAGGGTATGGACCATCTGGTGCATGTGCCCTGGACCAGCAAGTTCGGCCGGAAATTCTCCAATTTCTGGGTGTGGGCCTCCGGCGGACCCTGGCTTGCCGATTCCCAGTCGGGCTTTCGCCTCTACCCCCTGCCCGAGGTCCTGGGCCTTGATGCTGTCGCCAGACGCTACCAGTTCGAGGTGGAAATCCTGGTCCTTGCCAGGCAGCGGGGTATCGCCATCAAGGAAGCGCCGGTCAAGGTCATCTACCAGGAAAAGGGCAAACGCATCAGCCACTTTCGTCCATGCCTCGATTTTCTGCGCAACTCCAGGACTTTCAGCAGGCTGATCTGGAGCCGGATCTTTTCTCTTTTTCGGCCATGA
- a CDS encoding phosphopantetheine-binding protein, translating to MSNDTNKTIIRIAEIIINELKLEDISPETFNPDLDLIDEVGVDSMDLATVALVLRDEYGIRIDEDDYPKLTTVRIIADYIINKQNSQE from the coding sequence ATGAGTAATGATACCAACAAAACCATAATCCGCATCGCTGAAATCATCATCAATGAGCTTAAACTTGAGGATATCAGTCCCGAGACTTTCAATCCCGATCTTGACTTGATCGACGAGGTCGGAGTCGACTCCATGGACCTGGCGACGGTTGCCCTGGTGCTGCGCGATGAGTACGGGATACGGATCGATGAGGATGATTACCCCAAGCTGACCACTGTTCGTATCATTGCCGACTACATCATCAACAAACAGAACAGTCAGGAATAA
- a CDS encoding 1-acyl-sn-glycerol-3-phosphate acyltransferase: MSCPAPTQAPSDNPKKSAADALIDCLVTLICWTWFIFGFLFFFSFPYVACALFTRNPERHFQRLNHQFFQIFFWIVEATSPRQKIIIDERIGTIRSSVIVCNHLSYLDPLLLIALFQQQKTIVKARFFTTPIFGWMIRKSGYLPATSEGRYSGLVVQHMETMESYLKKGGNLFIFPEGTRSRDGKIGKLNKGAFQITRMCKAPLYVLQLHNTNRLFTPGKFFFNTRQKTTISVNIIEHIVPDYHNNPPTTTELLQQVQQIYTANENVTI, encoded by the coding sequence ATGTCTTGCCCCGCACCAACCCAGGCTCCCAGCGACAATCCCAAGAAATCAGCGGCAGATGCCCTCATTGATTGCCTTGTCACCCTGATCTGCTGGACATGGTTTATCTTCGGTTTTCTCTTCTTCTTTTCCTTTCCCTATGTGGCCTGCGCACTTTTTACAAGAAATCCGGAGAGACATTTTCAACGCTTGAATCACCAATTTTTCCAAATCTTTTTCTGGATCGTCGAGGCAACCTCGCCCCGGCAGAAGATCATAATCGATGAGCGGATCGGAACCATCCGGTCATCAGTCATTGTCTGCAACCACCTGTCCTATCTCGATCCACTGCTCCTTATCGCCCTTTTCCAACAACAGAAAACGATAGTCAAGGCGCGGTTCTTCACGACCCCGATCTTTGGCTGGATGATCCGAAAATCGGGGTACCTTCCAGCAACCAGCGAAGGCCGCTATTCCGGGCTGGTGGTGCAACACATGGAAACGATGGAGAGTTATCTGAAGAAAGGAGGCAATCTCTTCATCTTCCCGGAAGGCACCAGAAGCAGGGATGGCAAAATCGGCAAACTGAACAAGGGGGCATTCCAGATTACCAGGATGTGCAAGGCCCCTCTCTACGTTTTGCAGCTGCACAATACCAATCGCCTCTTTACCCCGGGGAAATTTTTCTTCAATACCCGGCAAAAAACCACCATCAGCGTCAACATTATCGAGCATATCGTTCCGGATTATCATAACAATCCCCCCACCACTACGGAACTTTTGCAGCAGGTCCAGCAAATATATACCGCCAACGAAAACGTAACGATTTGA
- a CDS encoding radical SAM protein, translating into MQIYNLEFTEQEIRAAVAADRLLSMEIEFSRACNFRCSYCYVEGQAEAANELSREEIKDIILQAKGLGARKIIILGGEPSIYPHLVEMLRFIGSEGLSIEMFTNGSGIDAGLAAVLAEEKVRIALKMNSRDEGIQDHLAGKKGALQIINRALTALRGAGYPSSDLFLAISTVICQQNIAELPALWQWLREENIEPFFEVITPQAKALTNTWLGVRPGQLKDLFEQLADIDKEKFGRSWEPQPPLVGNRCMRHQVSCLVTATGEVMPCVGVTIPLDSLRNNTLAHILKNSEVINNLKNYRTTIKGHCSSCDKAAECYGCRGAAFQLTGDYLASDPTCWRNALLDANQQSTGG; encoded by the coding sequence GTGCAGATATACAACCTCGAATTTACCGAACAGGAAATCCGGGCAGCGGTCGCTGCCGACAGGCTCCTCTCGATGGAAATAGAATTCAGCCGGGCCTGCAATTTTCGTTGTTCCTATTGCTATGTCGAGGGGCAGGCCGAAGCAGCCAACGAGTTGTCCAGGGAAGAAATCAAGGATATCATCCTCCAGGCCAAGGGGCTGGGGGCCAGGAAAATAATCATCCTTGGCGGCGAACCGTCAATCTACCCGCATCTTGTCGAGATGCTCCGCTTCATCGGCAGTGAAGGTCTGAGCATCGAGATGTTCACCAACGGCTCGGGGATCGACGCAGGCCTTGCAGCAGTTCTTGCCGAGGAAAAGGTGCGGATTGCCTTAAAGATGAATTCCCGGGATGAAGGCATCCAGGATCACCTGGCGGGAAAGAAAGGGGCCTTGCAGATCATCAACAGGGCCCTCACTGCCTTGCGGGGTGCAGGATATCCCTCTAGCGACCTGTTTCTTGCCATCAGCACCGTCATCTGCCAGCAAAACATCGCCGAACTGCCGGCACTGTGGCAATGGCTCCGTGAAGAAAATATTGAACCATTCTTTGAGGTTATAACACCCCAGGCAAAGGCCCTGACCAACACCTGGCTAGGTGTCCGCCCAGGACAATTGAAAGATCTCTTTGAACAGCTGGCCGACATCGACAAGGAAAAATTTGGCCGCTCCTGGGAGCCCCAACCGCCGCTGGTCGGCAACAGATGCATGCGCCATCAGGTCTCCTGTCTGGTGACGGCCACTGGCGAGGTCATGCCCTGTGTCGGGGTGACCATTCCTTTAGATTCCCTGCGCAACAACACCCTCGCCCATATCCTGAAAAACAGTGAAGTTATCAACAATCTGAAAAATTACCGGACAACGATAAAGGGCCATTGCAGCAGCTGTGATAAAGCCGCGGAATGTTACGGCTGTCGCGGCGCCGCCTTCCAGCTTACCGGCGATTACCTGGCATCTGATCCGACATGCTGGCGAAATGCGCTGCTCGACGCCAACCAGCAGAGTACTGGCGGCTGA
- a CDS encoding 3-oxoacyl-ACP synthase codes for MKRRVVITACSAITPIGYGKKDIVESLTKGKSGVIPLRDDGLLTQRVHSRVFGTVNYPIDYGFKRHFRKTMGPVAYYACQVAKDVLEESGLSEDFITSGRLGVAFGSTHGSPTVQREIYKTFFNEMETKFSSIGAVDYLRSMVHTTAVNITRMFGITGRVIASSTACTTSSQAMGFGYEMVKYGMQDAMLCGGADEYDTTTVAVFDNLLACSVNYNESPNRTPRPFDASRDGLVVGEGGGAVLLEEYESAKKRGAVILGEIIGFACNNNGGDLILPNLDGITATLRLALQDAGISAGDVDFISAHATATKMGDVIEAQAISAVYGDKPLVTGLKSYMGHTMGTCGVIESILALYMMDQGFIAPTLNLENVDERCAMLRHTRQLTETRAKISAIQNFAFGGVNTCLLIKTASQVD; via the coding sequence ATGAAACGACGCGTTGTCATCACCGCCTGTTCGGCTATCACCCCCATTGGATACGGCAAGAAGGATATTGTCGAAAGCCTTACCAAAGGAAAATCCGGGGTTATCCCCCTGCGCGATGATGGCCTGTTGACACAGCGTGTGCATTCGCGGGTGTTCGGCACAGTGAATTACCCGATAGACTACGGATTTAAAAGGCATTTCCGCAAGACCATGGGCCCGGTTGCCTATTATGCCTGCCAGGTCGCCAAGGATGTGCTTGAGGAATCCGGCCTCAGCGAGGACTTTATCACCTCCGGCCGCCTGGGAGTGGCCTTCGGTTCGACCCACGGCAGCCCCACCGTCCAGAGAGAGATCTACAAGACCTTCTTCAACGAGATGGAAACCAAGTTTTCTTCCATCGGCGCCGTTGATTATCTCCGCTCCATGGTGCATACCACGGCGGTGAATATCACCAGGATGTTCGGGATCACCGGCCGGGTCATCGCCTCCTCAACCGCCTGCACCACCAGCAGCCAGGCCATGGGTTTTGGCTACGAGATGGTCAAATACGGCATGCAGGACGCCATGCTCTGCGGCGGTGCCGACGAATACGACACCACCACGGTGGCGGTTTTTGACAACCTGCTTGCCTGTTCAGTCAATTACAACGAAAGTCCGAACCGCACTCCCCGCCCCTTTGATGCGAGTCGCGACGGCTTGGTCGTCGGCGAGGGCGGTGGCGCGGTGCTGCTTGAAGAGTACGAATCCGCGAAAAAACGCGGCGCGGTCATCCTCGGCGAGATCATCGGCTTTGCCTGCAACAACAACGGCGGCGACCTCATCCTCCCCAATCTTGATGGAATCACCGCCACCTTGCGCCTCGCCCTGCAGGATGCCGGAATCTCGGCCGGCGACGTCGATTTTATCAGCGCCCACGCCACGGCTACCAAGATGGGCGATGTCATCGAGGCCCAGGCCATCAGCGCTGTGTACGGCGACAAACCGCTGGTCACCGGCCTGAAGAGCTATATGGGCCATACCATGGGGACCTGCGGAGTCATCGAGTCGATCTTGGCCCTGTATATGATGGATCAGGGCTTTATCGCCCCGACCCTCAACCTGGAAAATGTTGATGAACGCTGCGCCATGCTCCGTCACACCCGCCAACTGACAGAGACCAGGGCGAAAATTTCCGCCATCCAGAATTTTGCCTTCGGCGGTGTAAATACCTGTCTGCTTATCAAAACCGCCAGCCAAGTTGACTAA
- a CDS encoding MaoC/PaaZ C-terminal domain-containing protein, whose amino-acid sequence MEKPDAITTTTASVIAGQDSPWFSGHFPNNPILPGVAQLGMVADLISEPHQGCLSITGLSRVKFRKLVRPGEQLHIEVTRNSSENHCMFKITSGNEDVCSGKMFFTHNKKSTHS is encoded by the coding sequence ATGGAGAAGCCGGACGCAATCACAACAACCACCGCGTCGGTTATAGCGGGGCAGGATTCCCCATGGTTTTCCGGGCATTTCCCCAACAATCCAATATTGCCGGGAGTAGCCCAGCTAGGAATGGTTGCCGACCTTATCAGCGAGCCGCACCAGGGTTGCCTGTCGATCACCGGACTCAGCCGGGTCAAGTTCAGAAAGCTGGTCAGGCCGGGAGAGCAGCTCCATATTGAGGTTACACGCAACAGCTCCGAGAACCATTGCATGTTTAAGATTACCAGCGGGAACGAGGATGTCTGTTCCGGCAAAATGTTTTTCACCCACAACAAAAAAAGTACACATTCATGA
- a CDS encoding lysophospholipid acyltransferase family protein, translating into MPRFSAQLQDFQQADLEPDLFSFSAMNNHWYKLLVAVAGICGPWFFALVSRIIAAGFFIFSQRVGESRRLYAALYPERGRLYHLYCTFNQYQNFTTIHFDRFLKGQAKAPVFTTDGWERLQAVIGGRGGVLLMSHLGNWEMAATLLKSRRTDLQLLLYMGTKEKEGVERLQKEELRRTGVTIIGVDQDDNSPFTAVEGIRFLQAGGLVSMTGDIVWRSDQRKVAVKFLGRQAFLPEAPFIFSLLSGSPLFVFFAFRTGRNSYHFTLSEPITIDPASRKDREPAIRRAAQHYADLLEAALRRHPFEWYHFDRFIH; encoded by the coding sequence ATGCCTCGATTTTCTGCGCAACTCCAGGACTTTCAGCAGGCTGATCTGGAGCCGGATCTTTTCTCTTTTTCGGCCATGAACAACCATTGGTATAAACTCCTCGTCGCGGTTGCCGGGATATGCGGCCCGTGGTTCTTTGCCCTGGTTTCCCGGATTATTGCCGCCGGATTCTTCATCTTTTCCCAGCGGGTCGGGGAAAGCCGGCGCTTGTATGCCGCCCTCTACCCCGAACGGGGCAGGCTCTACCACCTCTACTGCACCTTCAACCAATACCAGAACTTTACCACCATCCACTTCGACCGCTTTCTCAAAGGGCAGGCCAAGGCGCCGGTCTTCACGACTGATGGCTGGGAACGATTGCAAGCGGTCATCGGCGGCAGGGGCGGCGTCCTGCTCATGTCGCACCTCGGCAACTGGGAGATGGCCGCAACCCTGTTGAAAAGTCGAAGAACCGATCTGCAACTCCTCCTGTACATGGGCACCAAGGAAAAGGAAGGAGTCGAGCGGCTGCAAAAAGAAGAGTTGCGCCGCACCGGAGTCACCATTATCGGCGTTGACCAGGATGACAACTCACCCTTTACCGCCGTCGAGGGCATTCGCTTTCTTCAGGCGGGCGGACTGGTTTCGATGACCGGCGATATCGTCTGGCGCAGCGACCAGCGCAAGGTTGCGGTGAAATTCCTTGGCCGCCAGGCCTTTCTCCCCGAGGCACCCTTTATCTTCAGCTTGCTTTCCGGCTCACCGCTCTTTGTCTTTTTCGCCTTTCGCACCGGAAGGAATTCCTATCATTTCACCCTTTCCGAGCCGATCACCATTGACCCCGCATCCCGCAAAGACAGGGAACCGGCCATAAGACGGGCAGCCCAGCACTATGCCGATCTTTTGGAAGCAGCCCTGCGCCGGCACCCTTTCGAGTGGTATCATTTTGACCGGTTTATCCACTGA